Proteins encoded within one genomic window of Microtus ochrogaster isolate Prairie Vole_2 linkage group LG4, MicOch1.0, whole genome shotgun sequence:
- the Tbpl1 gene encoding TATA box-binding protein-like protein 1 translates to MDADSDVALDILITNVVCVFRTRCHLNLRKIALEGANVIYKRDVGKVLMKLRKPRITATIWSSGKIICTGATSEEEAKFGARRLARSLQKLGFQVIFTDFKVVNVLAVCNMPFEIRLPEFTKNNRPHASYEPELHPAVCYRIKSLRATLQIFSTGSITVTGPNVKAVATAVEQVYPFVFESRKEIL, encoded by the exons ATGGATGCAGACAGTGATGTTGCATTGGACATTTTAATTACAAATGTAGTCTGTGTTTTTAGAACAAGATGCCATTTGAACTTGAGGAAGATTGCTTTGGAGGGAGCAAATGTCATTTATAAGCGTGACGTTGGA aaagtatTAATGAAGCTTAGAAAACCTAGAATTACAGCTACAATTTGGTCCTCAGGAAAAATTATTTGCACTGGAGCAACAAG TGAAGAAGAAGCTAAATTTGGTGCCAGACGTTTAGCCCGTAGTCTGCAGAAACTAGGTTTTCAG GTAATTTTTACAGATTTTAAGGTTGTGAATGTTTTGGCAGTTTGTAACATGCCCTTTGAAATCCGTTTGCCAGAATTCACCAAGAACAATAGACCTCATGCCAG CTATGAACCTGAACTTCATCCTGCCGTGTGCTATCGGATAAAGTCTCTGAGAGCTACATTACAGATATTTTCAACAGGAAGCATCACAGTGACAG GGCCCAACGTAAAGGCTGTGGCCACTGCTGTGGAGCAGGTCTACCCATTTGTGtttgaaagcaggaaggaaattTTATAA